From one Novosphingobium sp. genomic stretch:
- a CDS encoding bifunctional (p)ppGpp synthetase/guanosine-3',5'-bis(diphosphate) 3'-pyrophosphohydrolase: protein MLRQYELVERVLSYAPDADEAMLNRAYVYTVQKHGSQKRASGDPYFSHPVEVAGLMTELKLDVETIITALLHDTVEDTLATVDEIEKLFGPNVARLVDGVTKLSKIEAMTEKERAAENLRKFLLAMSEDLRVLLVKLADRLHNMRTLHFIKSEDKRRRIAKETMEIYAPLAERVGMYEYMREMQLLAFQQLEPEAYETITARLAQIRETDGGQVDEIALAISQTLTSMGVKCQVWGREKHPYSIWRKMAERHVSFDSITDIMAFRVLVEDVEDCYRAIGLLHTTWQMIPGRFKDYISTPKSNGYKSLHTSLIYENSMRMEVQIRTWDMHETNEYGLAAHWSYKQGGVAPDGQVGWLRDLIEVIDDSHDAEELLENTKMAIYQDRIFAFTPKGALHQLPKGATPIDFAYAVHTDLGSMAVGAKINGRHVPMRTALGNGDVVEIIKNRSASPQLAWLGFAVTGKARAAIRRAVRAKERSEIAAIGADLFDELVERLPTKVGKKARGEAVKRLGFKTEEEMLVAIGSAKLDDAAVMEAVLPGSAKTLAETDQWPKQERAISIKGLTPGLAFHLAECCHPVPGDRIVGVKKPGVGVEVHSISCDVLASGQDHDWLDLSWGARTTGAIGRVRCVLYNRPGTLAEVTGIFASTKANIVSLKMASRDELFGTYEVDLDVADLAHLTRIVSSLRASGSVAQAERL from the coding sequence CGTGCAGAAACACGGCAGCCAGAAGCGCGCCAGCGGTGACCCCTATTTCAGCCATCCGGTCGAGGTGGCGGGGCTGATGACCGAGCTGAAGCTCGATGTCGAAACGATCATCACCGCGCTGCTCCACGATACGGTGGAGGACACGCTGGCCACCGTCGACGAGATCGAGAAGCTCTTCGGGCCCAATGTGGCACGGCTCGTCGATGGCGTGACCAAGCTCTCCAAGATCGAGGCGATGACCGAAAAGGAGCGCGCGGCGGAGAACCTGCGCAAGTTCCTGCTGGCCATGAGCGAGGATCTGCGCGTGCTGCTGGTGAAGCTGGCGGACCGGCTGCACAACATGCGCACGCTGCATTTCATCAAGAGCGAGGACAAGCGCCGCCGCATCGCCAAGGAAACCATGGAAATCTATGCCCCGCTCGCCGAGCGCGTGGGTATGTATGAGTATATGCGCGAGATGCAGTTGCTGGCCTTCCAGCAGCTGGAGCCCGAGGCTTACGAGACCATCACCGCCCGTCTGGCGCAGATCCGCGAGACCGATGGCGGGCAGGTCGATGAGATTGCTTTGGCCATCAGCCAGACGCTGACCTCGATGGGGGTGAAATGTCAGGTCTGGGGGCGCGAGAAGCATCCTTATTCGATCTGGCGCAAGATGGCCGAGCGCCATGTCTCCTTCGACAGCATCACCGACATCATGGCCTTCCGCGTGCTGGTCGAGGATGTCGAGGATTGCTATCGCGCGATCGGCCTGCTGCACACGACGTGGCAGATGATTCCGGGGCGCTTCAAGGATTACATCTCGACCCCCAAGAGCAATGGCTACAAGTCGCTGCACACCTCGCTGATCTATGAGAACTCGATGCGCATGGAGGTGCAGATCCGCACCTGGGACATGCATGAGACCAATGAATATGGCCTCGCCGCGCATTGGAGCTACAAGCAGGGTGGGGTGGCGCCCGATGGTCAGGTGGGCTGGCTGCGCGATCTGATCGAGGTGATCGACGACAGCCACGATGCCGAGGAGCTGCTCGAAAACACCAAGATGGCGATCTATCAGGATCGCATCTTCGCCTTCACCCCCAAGGGAGCGCTGCATCAGTTGCCCAAGGGCGCGACGCCGATCGACTTCGCCTATGCCGTGCATACCGACCTGGGCAGCATGGCGGTGGGCGCCAAGATCAATGGCCGCCATGTGCCGATGCGCACCGCGCTGGGCAATGGCGATGTGGTGGAGATCATCAAGAACCGCAGCGCCAGTCCGCAATTGGCGTGGCTGGGCTTTGCCGTCACGGGCAAGGCGCGCGCTGCCATCCGCCGCGCGGTGCGCGCGAAAGAACGTTCGGAAATCGCCGCCATCGGCGCGGATCTCTTCGACGAACTGGTCGAACGCCTGCCGACCAAGGTGGGCAAGAAGGCGCGCGGCGAGGCGGTGAAGCGTCTCGGCTTCAAGACCGAGGAAGAGATGCTCGTCGCCATCGGCAGCGCGAAGCTGGACGATGCCGCGGTGATGGAAGCCGTGCTGCCCGGCAGCGCCAAGACCTTGGCCGAAACCGACCAGTGGCCCAAGCAGGAACGTGCCATCTCGATCAAGGGGCTCACGCCCGGTCTGGCCTTCCATCTGGCCGAATGCTGCCATCCGGTGCCCGGCGACCGCATCGTGGGCGTGAAGAAGCCCGGCGTGGGGGTGGAGGTCCACTCCATTTCCTGTGACGTGCTGGCCAGTGGGCAGGATCATGACTGGCTGGACCTGTCATGGGGCGCGCGCACCACGGGCGCCATCGGGCGCGTGCGCTGCGTGCTTTACAACCGCCCCGGCACGCTGGCCGAGGTGACCGGCATCTTCGCCAGCACCAAGGCCAACATCGTCAGCCTGAAGATGGCCAGCCGCGATGAATTGTTCGGCACCTATGAGGTCGATCTGGATGTGGCCGATCTGGCGCATCTCACGCGGATCGTCTCCTCCCTGCGGGCCAGCGGTTCGGTGGCTCAGGCCGAAAGGCTCTGA
- a CDS encoding glycogen/starch/alpha-glucan phosphorylase: MPDTAVADDIHDLVLDVLRHRIGKDERAAKPHDWFHAAILALRDKIVDAWMDSTRRTYDTGGKRVYYLSLEFLIGRLMRDALSNMGLTNEMAKALRDHGLDLAQLEELEPDAALGNGGLGRLAACFMESLASLDIPAYGYGIRYLNGMFRQRIDDGWQVELPETWLSHGNPWEFDRRESSYFVGFGGEVGESASGGVTWHPQEQIEASAIDTPVAGWRGKRVNTLRLWTANAPDPLRLDAFNAGDHAGALQAQVRANSLVRVLYPADSTPAGQELRLRQEYFFSSASIQDIVRRHVQYDEDIRTLPDRAAIQLNDTHPSVAVAELMRLLVDVHNLDFDEAWDITKRTIAYTNHTLLPEALESWPLPLFERLLPRHMQIIYSINSRVLREARKAGMSGEQISAISLIDEGGERRVRMANLAFVGAHSVNGVAALHTDLMKTTVFADLHKLYPTRINNKTNGVTPRRWLQQCNPGLTGVIRDAIGPDFLDNTEKLSDLNALADDAAFGERIAEVKRANKVSLAAHLRSTMGVRLDPDALFDVQIKRIHEYKRQLLNLIETVALYDQIRSHPEKDWVPRVKIFGGKAASSYHNAKLSIKLANDIARRVNSDPTVGGLLKVVFVPNYNVSFAERLIPAADLSEQISTAGMEASGTGNMKFALNGALTIGTLDGANIEIKDRVGDENIFIFGLTADQVNEKRANGYDPQSIIDNSCELQQAVHAIASGVFSPDDPDRYAGLMAGLHEHDWFMVAADFDSYAAAQRDVDARWLDQKAWRASAIRNIANVGWFSSDRTIAEYAKDIWGVL; this comes from the coding sequence TTGCCCGACACCGCCGTTGCTGACGATATCCACGATCTGGTGCTCGATGTGCTGCGCCATCGGATCGGCAAGGATGAGCGCGCCGCCAAGCCGCATGACTGGTTTCATGCCGCCATCCTCGCGCTGCGCGACAAGATCGTCGATGCCTGGATGGATTCGACGCGGCGCACCTACGACACCGGCGGCAAGCGGGTCTATTACCTCAGCCTGGAATTCCTGATCGGGCGGCTGATGCGCGATGCGCTCTCGAACATGGGCCTCACCAACGAGATGGCCAAGGCGCTGCGCGACCATGGCCTGGATCTGGCGCAGCTTGAGGAGCTGGAGCCCGATGCGGCGCTGGGCAATGGCGGTCTGGGCCGTCTGGCCGCCTGCTTTATGGAGAGCCTCGCGAGCCTCGACATTCCGGCCTATGGCTATGGCATCCGCTATCTGAACGGCATGTTCCGCCAGCGCATCGACGATGGCTGGCAGGTCGAACTGCCCGAGACCTGGCTGAGCCATGGCAATCCGTGGGAGTTCGACCGGCGTGAGAGCAGCTATTTCGTCGGCTTCGGCGGCGAGGTGGGCGAAAGCGCTTCGGGCGGGGTGACATGGCACCCGCAGGAGCAGATCGAGGCCAGCGCCATCGACACGCCCGTCGCCGGCTGGCGCGGCAAGCGCGTCAACACGCTGCGCCTGTGGACGGCCAATGCGCCCGATCCGCTGCGGCTCGATGCCTTCAACGCGGGCGACCATGCCGGGGCGCTGCAGGCGCAGGTGCGGGCCAACAGCCTCGTGCGTGTGCTCTATCCCGCCGACAGCACGCCCGCCGGGCAGGAGCTGCGGCTGCGTCAGGAGTATTTCTTCTCCAGTGCCTCCATTCAGGACATCGTGCGGCGCCATGTGCAGTATGATGAGGACATCCGCACCCTGCCGGACCGCGCCGCGATCCAGCTCAATGATACCCACCCCAGCGTGGCCGTGGCCGAGCTGATGCGCCTGTTGGTCGATGTCCATAATCTGGATTTCGACGAGGCCTGGGACATCACCAAGCGCACCATCGCCTACACCAACCACACGCTGCTGCCCGAGGCGCTGGAAAGCTGGCCCTTGCCGCTGTTCGAACGCCTGCTGCCGCGCCATATGCAGATCATCTATTCGATCAACAGCCGGGTTCTGCGCGAGGCGCGCAAGGCCGGCATGAGCGGTGAGCAGATTTCCGCCATCAGCCTGATCGACGAGGGCGGCGAGCGCCGCGTCCGCATGGCCAATCTGGCTTTCGTGGGCGCCCACAGCGTCAATGGCGTGGCCGCTCTGCATACCGATCTGATGAAGACCACGGTCTTTGCCGATCTGCACAAGCTCTATCCCACGCGGATCAACAACAAGACCAATGGCGTCACCCCACGCCGCTGGCTGCAGCAGTGCAATCCGGGGCTGACCGGCGTGATCCGCGACGCCATTGGGCCCGATTTCCTCGACAACACCGAGAAGCTGAGCGACCTCAATGCTCTGGCCGATGATGCCGCCTTTGGTGAGCGCATCGCCGAGGTGAAGCGTGCCAACAAGGTGTCGCTGGCCGCCCATTTGCGTTCGACGATGGGCGTGCGGCTCGATCCCGATGCGCTTTTCGATGTGCAGATCAAGCGCATCCATGAATACAAGCGCCAGTTGCTCAATCTGATCGAGACGGTGGCGCTCTACGACCAGATCCGCAGCCATCCCGAAAAGGACTGGGTGCCCCGCGTGAAAATCTTCGGCGGCAAGGCGGCCTCATCCTATCACAACGCCAAGCTGTCGATCAAACTGGCCAATGACATCGCGCGGCGGGTGAATTCCGATCCGACCGTGGGCGGGCTGCTCAAGGTGGTCTTCGTGCCCAATTACAATGTCAGCTTTGCCGAAAGGCTGATCCCGGCGGCGGACCTCTCCGAGCAGATCAGCACGGCGGGGATGGAAGCCTCGGGCACGGGCAATATGAAGTTTGCCCTGAACGGCGCGCTGACCATCGGCACGCTCGACGGCGCCAACATCGAGATCAAGGACCGCGTGGGCGACGAGAACATCTTCATCTTCGGCCTCACCGCCGATCAGGTGAATGAGAAGCGCGCCAATGGCTACGATCCGCAGTCCATCATCGACAACAGTTGCGAGCTGCAGCAGGCCGTCCATGCCATCGCCAGCGGCGTCTTCAGCCCCGACGATCCGGACCGCTATGCCGGGCTGATGGCGGGCCTGCATGAGCATGACTGGTTCATGGTCGCGGCCGATTTCGACTCCTATGCCGCCGCCCAGCGCGATGTCGATGCCCGCTGGCTCGACCAAAAGGCGTGGCGCGCCAGTGCGATACGGAACATTGCCAATGTTGGGTGGTTCTCTTCGGACCGGACCATCGCGGAATATGCAAAGGACATTTGGGGCGTTTTGTGA
- the glgB gene encoding 1,4-alpha-glucan branching protein GlgB translates to MNPDQDAISALIEGRHSDPFSLLGVHRGPLGAFARVIVPGAEHVEAQSLSGAPLGVLEQVDGRGLFEGVLEGPPQPLRYRASANGHEWLVGDPYSFGPVLGPIDDFLIGQGSHLRLFDKLGAHLIEHEGAEGVHFAVWAPHARTVALVGDFNHWDGARHVMRRRADTGIWEIFMPGLGVGHAYKFRITGEDGTVLPLKADPFALASELRPATASLTAHPVKIDWRDEAHLKHWASVDPRRVPISIYEVHAGSWQRDDDDWFLTWDALADRLIPYVVDMGFTHIEFMPISEHPYDPSWGYQTTGLYAPSARFGDAEGFARFVDGAHRAGIGVLLDWVPAHFPTDAHGLARFDGTALYEHEDPRLGFHPDWNTAIYNFGRREVAAFLVNNALFWAERYHVDGLRVDAVASMLYRDYSREGGDWLPNDQGGRENWEAVDFLRAMNRAVHASHPGFLTIAEEATSWPGVTTPAYEVEAPSPAGRPSALGFGFKWNMGFMHDTLRYLAREPEHRKYHHDDITFGLMYAFDENFVLALSHDEVVHGKASLIHKMSGDDWQKFATLRAYYAMMWAYPGKKSLFMGQEFAQRREWSEERALDWEMLDYAPHRGIRDVVRDLNRTYREKPALHARDCELEGFEWLIVDDAANSVFAWLRKAPGEHPVAVIANMTPNVHEGYRVPLPHDGIWAEIVNTDAVEYGGSGVGNMGQVVAVDGRGVMVLPPLATVMLEWTGKKDTSKAAVRATSGKTTGQKTKGEKAA, encoded by the coding sequence GTGAACCCAGACCAAGACGCCATCTCAGCCCTGATCGAAGGGCGCCATAGTGATCCTTTCTCTTTGTTGGGGGTGCATCGGGGGCCTTTGGGCGCCTTCGCCCGAGTGATCGTGCCGGGGGCCGAGCATGTCGAGGCCCAAAGCCTCTCCGGCGCGCCTTTGGGCGTGCTGGAGCAGGTTGATGGGCGAGGGCTGTTCGAGGGTGTGCTGGAAGGCCCCCCTCAGCCCTTGCGCTATCGCGCCAGCGCCAATGGTCATGAATGGCTGGTCGGCGATCCTTACAGCTTCGGCCCGGTGCTGGGGCCCATTGATGATTTCCTGATCGGGCAGGGCAGCCATCTGCGCCTGTTCGACAAGCTGGGCGCTCACCTGATCGAGCATGAGGGAGCCGAGGGCGTGCATTTCGCCGTCTGGGCTCCACATGCCCGAACCGTGGCGCTGGTGGGCGATTTCAACCATTGGGACGGCGCGCGCCATGTGATGCGCCGCCGCGCCGACACCGGCATCTGGGAAATCTTCATGCCGGGCCTCGGTGTGGGCCATGCCTACAAGTTCCGCATCACCGGCGAGGATGGCACGGTGCTGCCCCTGAAGGCCGACCCCTTCGCTCTGGCCAGCGAATTGCGCCCCGCCACCGCCAGCCTCACCGCCCATCCGGTGAAGATCGACTGGCGCGATGAGGCCCATCTCAAGCATTGGGCCAGCGTCGATCCGCGCCGCGTGCCGATCTCGATCTATGAGGTCCATGCCGGAAGCTGGCAGCGCGATGATGATGACTGGTTCCTCACCTGGGATGCTCTGGCCGACCGGCTGATCCCCTATGTGGTGGATATGGGCTTCACCCATATCGAGTTCATGCCGATCTCCGAACATCCCTATGATCCGTCATGGGGCTATCAGACGACCGGGCTTTACGCCCCCTCGGCGCGTTTTGGCGATGCGGAGGGCTTTGCCCGCTTTGTCGATGGCGCGCATCGCGCCGGGATCGGAGTACTTCTCGACTGGGTCCCCGCCCATTTCCCCACCGATGCCCATGGCCTCGCCCGCTTCGACGGGACGGCGCTCTATGAGCATGAAGACCCGCGCCTCGGCTTTCACCCCGACTGGAACACGGCGATCTACAATTTCGGGCGGCGCGAGGTTGCCGCCTTCCTTGTCAACAACGCGCTGTTCTGGGCCGAGCGCTATCATGTCGACGGGCTGCGCGTCGATGCGGTCGCCTCGATGCTCTACCGCGATTACAGCCGCGAGGGCGGCGACTGGCTTCCCAACGATCAGGGCGGGCGCGAGAACTGGGAGGCGGTGGATTTCCTGCGCGCGATGAACCGCGCCGTCCATGCCAGCCACCCCGGTTTCCTGACCATCGCCGAGGAAGCGACAAGCTGGCCCGGCGTCACCACCCCCGCCTATGAGGTGGAGGCGCCGTCGCCCGCGGGGCGCCCCTCGGCGCTGGGCTTCGGCTTCAAGTGGAACATGGGCTTCATGCATGACACGCTGCGCTATCTGGCGCGCGAGCCTGAGCATCGGAAGTACCACCACGACGACATCACCTTCGGCCTGATGTACGCTTTCGACGAGAATTTCGTGCTGGCGCTCAGCCATGATGAGGTGGTCCATGGCAAGGCCAGCCTGATCCACAAAATGTCGGGCGATGATTGGCAGAAATTCGCCACGTTGCGCGCCTATTACGCGATGATGTGGGCCTATCCGGGCAAGAAGTCGCTCTTCATGGGGCAGGAGTTCGCCCAGCGCCGCGAATGGTCCGAGGAACGCGCGCTCGACTGGGAGATGCTGGACTATGCCCCCCATCGCGGCATCCGCGATGTGGTGCGCGACCTCAACCGCACCTATCGCGAGAAGCCCGCGCTCCACGCCCGCGATTGCGAACTTGAGGGCTTTGAATGGCTGATCGTCGATGATGCGGCCAATTCGGTTTTTGCCTGGCTGCGCAAGGCGCCGGGGGAACATCCGGTGGCGGTGATCGCTAACATGACGCCGAACGTCCACGAAGGCTATCGCGTCCCCCTGCCGCATGACGGCATCTGGGCCGAGATCGTCAACACCGATGCCGTCGAATATGGCGGCAGCGGCGTGGGCAATATGGGACAGGTGGTGGCGGTCGATGGGCGCGGCGTGATGGTCCTGCCGCCGCTCGCCACGGTGATGCTGGAATGGACCGGCAAGAAGGATACGTCGAAGGCCGCCGTGCGGGCGACTTCGGGCAAGACAACCGGTCAAAAGACCAAAGGGGAGAAGGCTGCATGA
- the glgC gene encoding glucose-1-phosphate adenylyltransferase gives MRDTSGQPLAREAMAYVLAGGRGSRLKELTDNRAKPAVYFGGMSRIIDFALSNAINSGIRRIGVATQYKAHSLIRHMNRAWNFMRPERNESFDILPASQRVSESQWYEGTADAVYQNIDIIAAHAPRYMVILAGDHIYKMDYELMLRQHVNSGADVTIGCLVVPQKEATAFGVMHVDESDTITDFVEKPANPPEIPGMPGWSLASMGIYVFDTKYLFERLKEDAADPNSSRDFGNDIIPRIVKHGKAVAHRFTESCVRAAEEIGEYWRDVGTLDAYFEANLDLTDVVPRLNMYDRDWRIWTDQVVASPAKFVHDEEGRRGSAVSSLISQDCIVSGATAHRSLLFTGVKMGSYSSVSEGVILPYCNIGRGASLKRVIVDSGVRIPENLVVGEDPELDATRWRRTENGVCLITKAMMDHYLAGQ, from the coding sequence ATGAGGGACACCTCCGGACAACCACTGGCGCGTGAGGCAATGGCCTATGTGCTGGCAGGCGGCAGGGGAAGCCGTCTGAAGGAGTTGACCGACAATCGCGCGAAACCCGCCGTCTATTTCGGTGGCATGAGCCGGATCATCGACTTTGCGTTGTCCAATGCGATCAATTCGGGCATCCGCCGCATCGGCGTGGCGACGCAGTACAAGGCGCATAGCCTGATCCGCCACATGAACCGCGCGTGGAACTTCATGCGCCCGGAGCGTAACGAAAGCTTCGACATCCTGCCCGCCAGCCAGCGCGTCTCCGAAAGCCAGTGGTACGAAGGCACGGCGGATGCGGTCTATCAGAACATCGACATCATCGCGGCGCATGCCCCGCGCTATATGGTCATTCTGGCGGGCGACCACATCTACAAGATGGATTACGAGCTGATGTTGCGCCAGCATGTCAACAGCGGCGCGGATGTCACGATCGGCTGTCTGGTGGTCCCCCAGAAAGAGGCGACGGCCTTTGGCGTGATGCATGTCGACGAAAGCGACACGATCACCGATTTCGTCGAAAAGCCCGCCAATCCTCCCGAGATCCCCGGCATGCCGGGCTGGTCGCTGGCCAGCATGGGCATCTATGTCTTCGACACCAAATATCTCTTCGAGCGGCTGAAGGAAGACGCCGCCGATCCCAACTCCAGCCGCGATTTCGGGAACGACATCATCCCGCGCATCGTGAAACACGGCAAGGCGGTGGCGCATCGCTTCACCGAAAGCTGTGTGCGCGCGGCTGAGGAAATCGGCGAATACTGGCGCGATGTCGGCACGCTGGACGCCTATTTCGAGGCCAATCTGGACCTCACCGATGTCGTCCCCCGTCTCAACATGTATGACCGCGACTGGCGCATCTGGACCGATCAGGTCGTCGCCAGCCCGGCCAAATTCGTGCATGACGAGGAAGGGCGGCGCGGCTCCGCGGTCTCCTCGCTGATCTCGCAGGACTGCATCGTCTCGGGCGCCACGGCGCATCGCTCGCTGCTGTTCACCGGCGTGAAGATGGGTTCCTACTCCAGCGTCAGCGAAGGGGTGATCCTGCCTTATTGCAACATCGGGCGAGGGGCTTCGCTCAAGCGGGTGATCGTCGATTCGGGCGTGCGCATTCCGGAAAATCTGGTCGTCGGAGAAGACCCGGAACTCGACGCAACCCGCTGGCGCCGCACGGAAAATGGTGTATGCCTGATCACCAAGGCGATGATGGACCACTATCTGGCGGGGCAATAG
- the glgA gene encoding glycogen synthase GlgA has product MIRVLSLASEAVPLVKTGGLADVVGALPHAIAAHGVQMSVMIPGYPQVLTRLGPPAVKGKGKARKAAAPPVVHEWKDLFGGPARLVSGQLDGDHAGDLLVLDAPHLFNRDGSPYADGSGRDWIDNWRRFAALSRAGADVAGGVVEGLTFDLLHAHDWQAGLAPAYLKFAPPAGGRSVPSIMTIHNMAFQGYYPADIFPRLGLPPEAWAVNGVEYHGGVGFLKAGLESAYGITTVSPTYALEIRSPQFGMGLEGLIQSRGDNVRGIVNGIDAKEWDPSKDPAIAAHFSARALAKRVANKRALEKEFGLDRDDGPLFIVVSRLTWQKGMDVLCEVLDHLVGLGGRLALLGTGDAALVSELHRGAARHAGRVSLRIGYDEALAHRMQAGGDAILVPSRFEPCGLTQLYGLAYGCVPVVARTGGLADTVVDANLAAIKAGAATGIQFAGVDYQNFALGITRAVDLYHQQDAWTEVRRAGMRMDFSWNQSAAAYAALYRNYVDQPSVEGAVNLPGDQ; this is encoded by the coding sequence ATGATCCGGGTTCTCTCGCTCGCTTCGGAGGCTGTGCCGCTGGTGAAAACCGGCGGCCTTGCCGATGTGGTGGGCGCTCTGCCGCATGCCATTGCCGCCCATGGCGTTCAGATGAGCGTGATGATCCCCGGCTATCCGCAGGTGCTCACGCGGCTCGGCCCGCCTGCCGTAAAGGGCAAGGGGAAGGCCAGGAAGGCTGCCGCCCCGCCGGTCGTCCATGAATGGAAAGACCTGTTCGGCGGCCCGGCGCGGCTGGTTTCGGGTCAGCTCGATGGCGATCACGCGGGCGATCTGCTGGTGCTGGATGCGCCGCATCTCTTCAACCGCGACGGCAGCCCCTATGCCGATGGCTCGGGGCGTGACTGGATCGACAATTGGCGCCGTTTCGCGGCTTTGTCGCGCGCGGGAGCCGATGTCGCGGGCGGCGTGGTGGAGGGGCTGACCTTCGACCTGCTCCACGCCCATGACTGGCAGGCGGGGCTGGCCCCTGCCTATCTCAAATTCGCACCGCCTGCCGGAGGGCGCAGCGTCCCCTCGATCATGACGATCCACAATATGGCCTTTCAGGGCTATTATCCGGCGGACATCTTCCCGCGTCTGGGCCTGCCGCCCGAGGCCTGGGCGGTCAATGGTGTGGAGTATCACGGCGGCGTCGGTTTTCTGAAGGCCGGGCTGGAATCGGCCTATGGCATCACCACCGTCTCGCCGACCTATGCGCTGGAAATCCGCAGCCCGCAGTTCGGCATGGGCCTCGAAGGGCTGATCCAGAGCCGGGGCGACAATGTGCGCGGCATCGTCAACGGGATCGATGCGAAGGAATGGGATCCTTCCAAGGATCCCGCCATCGCGGCTCATTTCTCCGCGCGGGCCTTGGCCAAGCGGGTGGCCAACAAGCGCGCGCTTGAAAAGGAATTCGGGCTCGATCGCGACGATGGCCCGCTGTTTATCGTCGTCAGCCGCCTGACTTGGCAGAAGGGCATGGATGTCCTGTGCGAGGTGCTGGACCATCTGGTCGGCCTTGGCGGGCGTCTGGCGCTGCTGGGCACGGGCGACGCCGCGCTGGTCAGCGAATTGCACCGGGGCGCCGCGCGCCATGCGGGCCGCGTCTCGCTGCGCATCGGCTATGATGAGGCGCTGGCCCATCGCATGCAGGCCGGCGGCGACGCCATCCTCGTCCCCAGCCGTTTCGAGCCTTGCGGGCTGACCCAGCTTTACGGCCTTGCCTATGGCTGCGTGCCGGTGGTGGCGCGCACCGGCGGGTTGGCCGATACGGTGGTCGATGCCAATCTTGCCGCGATCAAGGCGGGGGCTGCCACCGGCATCCAGTTCGCCGGGGTGGATTATCAGAACTTTGCCTTGGGCATCACCCGCGCCGTCGATCTCTATCACCAGCAGGACGCCTGGACCGAGGTGCGCCGCGCCGGGATGCGCATGGATTTCAGCTGGAACCAGAGTGCGGCAGCCTATGCCGCGCTTTACCGCAATTACGTAGATCAGCCCTCTGTCGAGGGCGCTGTCAACCTTCCGGGGGACCAATGA